One window from the genome of Metabacillus flavus encodes:
- a CDS encoding SDR family oxidoreductase → MKHAIITAGTKGLGKKVTEAFLQQGYSVTATFRSDREAAQALENEFQHLSGRLLLLQGDVTKKSDMEAIIDTSMQVFGRIDCLINNAGPYIFERKKLADYSDDEWYSMIEGNLSSVFHLFRKAVPIMRQQKFGRLITYGFQDAASAPGWLHRSAFSASKAGLVSLTKSIAYEEAENGITANMVCPGNIIGDMKEAAIDTARSQRDPNTPIGRSGTGEDIARIITFLCDEQSDFITGAIIDANGGADVLRRKSGN, encoded by the coding sequence ATGAAGCATGCCATCATTACCGCCGGAACAAAGGGACTCGGCAAAAAAGTAACCGAAGCCTTTCTGCAACAGGGATACTCGGTTACCGCCACTTTCCGCAGCGATCGGGAAGCAGCACAAGCACTGGAAAATGAGTTTCAGCATCTATCCGGAAGGCTGCTTCTTCTCCAAGGAGATGTAACCAAAAAAAGTGACATGGAAGCCATTATTGATACTTCCATGCAAGTCTTTGGAAGAATCGACTGCCTGATTAACAATGCTGGCCCATATATTTTCGAACGAAAAAAACTGGCCGACTACTCCGATGATGAATGGTACAGCATGATCGAAGGAAACTTAAGTTCCGTGTTCCACCTGTTCAGAAAAGCAGTGCCCATCATGAGGCAGCAAAAATTCGGCCGCCTGATTACATACGGCTTTCAGGACGCTGCCAGCGCACCTGGATGGCTTCACAGATCCGCCTTCAGCGCCTCTAAAGCTGGCCTCGTTTCCTTAACAAAATCCATCGCCTACGAAGAAGCCGAAAACGGAATCACAGCTAACATGGTTTGCCCGGGAAATATCATTGGGGACATGAAAGAAGCCGCAATTGACACCGCACGCAGCCAGCGTGATCCCAACACCCCAATAGGACGTTCCGGCACAGGTGAAGACATCGCCCGCATTATCACATTCCTATGCGACGAACAATCAGACTTCATCACAGGCGCCATTATTGACGCAAATGGCGGAGCAGATGTACTCAGACGAAAATCGGGAAATTAA
- the dnaE gene encoding DNA polymerase III subunit alpha yields MPFVHLQLQSSYSLLNSSVRLDRLVQKASELHFKTLALTDQGVMYGAVAFYKQCKNNGIKPIFGLTADVIPQDETIPQGYPLILLAENFKGYQNLLKISSALQTKSPDGIPDRWMKSYREGLIAISPGKEGWIETLLENGEIEEAERAAAHYLELFGADSFFLGIQKTEQTEEEKSLNQYILKVSASAGAGLAALNDVHYLEKEDYLAYQSLIAIQNGEKLNEDSSDASKERYFKSAQHMAGLFSDLPEALENTLKIADRCHVELGLGKARLPSFPAPGGEPADEYLERICLEGLKKRFPEPGEDVYRRLTYELDVIKKMGFSDYFLIVWDFMKFAHENRILTGPGRGSAAGSLVAYVLKITDVDPIKHRLLFERFLNPGRISMPDIDIDFPDTRRDEVIGYVAEKYGSNHVAQIITFGTLAARASIRDTARVMGISPKEADQLAKKVPSGPGVTLEKALKESPAFLKEVQNSPAAAKIVEIASKIEGLPRHVSTHAAGVVFSEDPLTAVVPLREGHQDVYLTQYSMDHLEELGLLKMDFLGLRNLSLIESIVKMVKAQTGTAPSFEKIDYHDLKTFQLLSEGDTTGVFQLESEGMRSVLRRLKPESLEDIAAVNALYRPGPMENIPNYIERKHGNAPIAYPHPDLKELLEPTYGVIVYQEQIMEIASLMAGFSLGDADLLRRAVGKKKKSVLDEERKHFVDGCTKEGYSAKTANEVYDLIVRFADYGFNRSHAFAYSMIGFQLAYLKAHFPSAFMTALLTSSIGNDEKIAQYVKEARGKGLTILPPSVNRSEVPFKLENGAIRYSLSSIKNVGVAAVKDIFRARQQKPFADLFDFCLRVSAKTANRRTLEALVFSGAFDEFKIGRESLLATLDVALEHAELMRPDSGDGQMDLGFEDEFTLKPKYIEVEPFTIAEKLQFEKESLGFYFSDHPVSSYKEILEALKTVKLDQIERKAGSYIRAGVYLSKVRTIRTKKGDLMAFLTLSDETGDAEGVCFPGQYTKLSEIIKEGTLLFAEGKAELRDDSVQFILQKAEPLKDVRKPVSAGTLFLKIENMDRSAERMAMLREVLGKHKGNTPVYLFNPEDKKTVQLNGYKTAAASKECIGMLKALLGEDHVVLKE; encoded by the coding sequence ATGCCGTTTGTTCACCTCCAATTACAAAGTTCCTACAGTTTGCTGAATAGTTCTGTGCGCCTGGACCGGCTCGTCCAAAAAGCATCGGAGCTTCATTTCAAGACGCTTGCATTAACCGACCAAGGCGTTATGTACGGAGCAGTCGCCTTTTATAAACAGTGCAAAAATAACGGAATCAAACCGATATTCGGCTTAACCGCTGATGTTATTCCCCAAGATGAAACCATTCCCCAAGGATACCCGCTCATTCTTCTTGCCGAAAACTTCAAAGGCTATCAAAATTTGCTGAAAATCAGTAGTGCTCTTCAAACGAAGTCACCTGATGGAATACCCGATCGATGGATGAAAAGCTATCGTGAAGGGCTTATTGCCATTTCTCCAGGCAAAGAAGGCTGGATTGAAACACTTCTTGAGAACGGAGAGATAGAGGAGGCGGAACGTGCTGCTGCTCATTACCTCGAGTTATTCGGCGCAGATTCCTTCTTTCTTGGTATCCAAAAAACCGAACAGACGGAAGAAGAGAAGAGTCTGAATCAGTACATTCTTAAGGTTTCCGCATCAGCCGGAGCGGGGTTGGCCGCGCTGAATGATGTTCATTATCTGGAAAAAGAAGATTACCTCGCTTATCAAAGCCTGATTGCTATTCAAAATGGCGAAAAGCTGAACGAGGATTCATCGGACGCCTCTAAAGAGAGGTATTTTAAATCAGCACAACATATGGCCGGGCTTTTCAGCGATCTGCCTGAAGCTCTTGAGAATACACTTAAGATTGCGGATCGATGCCATGTAGAACTGGGACTTGGTAAAGCGAGGCTTCCGTCGTTCCCCGCACCTGGAGGAGAGCCTGCTGATGAGTATTTGGAGAGAATTTGCCTGGAAGGGCTGAAAAAGCGTTTCCCGGAACCGGGAGAAGACGTGTACCGCCGGCTTACCTATGAACTTGATGTAATTAAGAAAATGGGCTTCAGCGATTATTTTCTAATCGTATGGGATTTTATGAAGTTTGCCCATGAAAACCGTATTCTGACAGGACCGGGCAGGGGATCTGCAGCGGGTTCACTCGTTGCCTATGTACTGAAAATTACGGATGTCGATCCGATAAAACACCGGCTGCTATTCGAACGATTTTTGAATCCGGGAAGAATCAGCATGCCGGATATCGATATTGATTTTCCGGATACGAGAAGAGATGAAGTCATTGGGTACGTGGCTGAAAAGTATGGCTCGAACCATGTCGCGCAAATCATAACGTTCGGTACACTCGCTGCCCGCGCCTCTATAAGGGATACAGCGAGAGTTATGGGGATTTCTCCAAAAGAGGCGGATCAGCTTGCGAAAAAAGTTCCCTCAGGCCCTGGAGTAACGCTTGAGAAAGCATTAAAAGAGTCTCCGGCCTTTTTGAAGGAAGTACAAAATTCTCCGGCAGCTGCAAAGATTGTCGAAATCGCCTCGAAAATTGAGGGACTGCCGCGGCATGTTTCCACTCATGCTGCAGGCGTTGTATTCAGTGAGGATCCGCTCACTGCGGTGGTTCCGCTGAGAGAAGGCCACCAGGATGTGTATTTAACACAATATTCAATGGATCATCTGGAAGAGCTAGGTCTGCTAAAGATGGACTTTTTAGGCCTACGAAACCTGTCGCTGATTGAATCCATTGTAAAAATGGTCAAGGCTCAAACAGGGACCGCTCCTTCATTTGAAAAAATAGACTATCATGATTTGAAAACCTTTCAGCTGCTGAGCGAGGGGGATACAACAGGGGTTTTCCAGCTGGAGTCAGAAGGAATGCGGAGCGTGCTTAGGAGGCTGAAACCTGAAAGCCTTGAAGACATTGCCGCCGTTAACGCTCTGTACAGGCCGGGTCCAATGGAAAATATTCCGAATTATATCGAAAGAAAGCATGGAAATGCACCGATTGCCTACCCGCACCCTGATTTAAAGGAGCTATTGGAGCCTACTTATGGGGTTATTGTCTACCAGGAGCAAATCATGGAAATTGCTTCACTAATGGCCGGGTTTTCATTGGGGGATGCCGACTTGCTTAGAAGAGCGGTCGGGAAAAAGAAGAAAAGTGTTTTGGACGAAGAAAGAAAGCACTTTGTGGATGGCTGCACGAAGGAAGGATATTCAGCCAAAACTGCGAATGAAGTATATGATCTTATCGTCCGGTTTGCTGATTACGGATTTAACCGGAGCCATGCCTTTGCATACAGTATGATCGGGTTCCAGCTTGCCTATTTAAAAGCTCATTTTCCTTCTGCCTTCATGACCGCCCTGCTGACCAGCTCAATTGGGAACGATGAGAAAATTGCACAATATGTGAAAGAAGCACGCGGCAAAGGGCTCACCATCCTGCCCCCGTCAGTCAATAGGAGTGAGGTGCCATTTAAGCTTGAAAACGGAGCAATCAGGTACAGCCTTTCGTCCATTAAAAATGTTGGGGTTGCTGCTGTGAAAGATATTTTTAGAGCAAGACAGCAAAAGCCTTTTGCGGACCTTTTTGATTTTTGCTTGAGAGTTTCAGCAAAAACAGCGAATAGGAGAACCCTTGAGGCACTTGTTTTCTCAGGGGCATTTGATGAATTCAAAATCGGCAGGGAATCGCTGCTTGCGACATTGGATGTGGCGCTTGAGCATGCCGAACTGATGAGGCCTGATTCAGGGGATGGCCAGATGGATTTGGGATTTGAAGACGAATTTACACTCAAGCCCAAATACATTGAAGTAGAACCGTTCACTATTGCCGAGAAGCTTCAATTCGAAAAAGAATCGCTGGGATTTTATTTTTCTGATCACCCTGTCAGCAGTTATAAAGAAATCCTGGAAGCTCTGAAGACGGTCAAGCTCGATCAGATTGAGAGAAAAGCAGGGTCGTATATCCGAGCGGGTGTCTATTTATCAAAAGTCAGAACGATCCGTACAAAAAAAGGGGACCTCATGGCTTTCCTTACGTTGAGTGACGAAACAGGAGATGCGGAAGGCGTTTGTTTTCCCGGCCAATATACGAAGCTTTCGGAAATCATCAAAGAGGGAACACTTTTGTTCGCGGAAGGAAAAGCAGAGCTGCGTGATGATTCCGTTCAGTTTATTTTGCAAAAAGCGGAGCCTTTAAAGGACGTCAGAAAGCCGGTATCAGCGGGGACATTATTCCTGAAAATTGAAAACATGGACAGGAGTGCCGAGAGAATGGCCATGCTTAGGGAAGTACTCGGAAAGCATAAAGGGAACACGCCGGTATATCTTTTCAACCCTGAAGATAAAAAAACCGTCCAGCTGAACGGTTACAAAACTGCTGCAGCCTCAAAAGAATGCATTGGGATGCTGAAAGCTCTCCTGGGTGAAGATCATGTTGTACTGAAAGAATGA
- a CDS encoding YtpI family protein — MPILAFLIVAAFSFYFFYKLKYYRSGKPMERGLYSGKSRMALGVFVFLFGVNQFFLYPSAVSISIGIIFIIIGAGSFWAGQKMRRHYRPLAEKEHQKMSI; from the coding sequence ATGCCTATACTGGCTTTTCTAATTGTAGCTGCATTTTCCTTCTATTTCTTCTACAAACTAAAGTACTACCGGTCCGGGAAACCAATGGAACGAGGCCTTTATTCCGGCAAATCAAGAATGGCTCTTGGAGTCTTTGTCTTTTTATTTGGAGTCAATCAATTTTTCCTCTATCCATCTGCCGTCTCCATTTCGATCGGCATCATCTTCATAATCATTGGAGCCGGCAGTTTCTGGGCAGGGCAAAAAATGCGCCGGCACTACCGTCCGCTTGCAGAAAAAGAACATCAGAAAATGTCCATATAA
- a CDS encoding CBS domain-containing protein, translating to MATKHEQIIKYIDSLGVGEKISVRQIAKEMNVSEGTAYRAIKEAENKGFVSTIERVGTIRIERKKKENIEKLTFAEVVNVVEGQVLGGRSGLHKTLNKFVIGAMKLEAMMRYTGAGNLLIVGNRTNAHQLALEAGAAVLVTGGFDTDDHVKKLADKMELPVISTSYDTFTVATMINRAIYDQLIKKEIVLVEDILTPADQTVCLHTADKIEMWYEYNQDTGHGRFPVIDRNRKVLGMVTSKDIMGHDRGSSVERVMTRNPITVNGKTSVASAAQMMVWEGIEVLPVTDAHNKLEGMISRQDVLKALQVIQRQPQIGEKLDDIVTNQFVDTDESKNVHVYKCSVTPQMTNHLGTISYGVFTTLVTEAANRLLRSQKKGDLVVENLSIFFMKPVQMETLIEIHPRILEVGRKFGKMDVDVYNEGVIVGKAMMMVQIMERS from the coding sequence TTGGCGACAAAGCATGAGCAAATTATAAAATATATTGATTCGCTTGGAGTCGGTGAAAAAATATCCGTCCGGCAAATTGCTAAAGAAATGAATGTAAGCGAAGGAACCGCTTACCGCGCAATTAAAGAAGCGGAAAATAAAGGATTTGTCAGCACGATTGAACGTGTCGGGACAATTCGTATTGAACGGAAGAAAAAAGAGAACATTGAAAAACTGACGTTTGCCGAAGTTGTAAATGTCGTAGAAGGACAGGTTCTGGGCGGCCGTTCAGGGCTCCATAAAACGCTTAATAAATTTGTTATCGGGGCTATGAAGCTTGAAGCCATGATGCGTTATACCGGTGCCGGGAATCTGCTGATTGTCGGGAATCGGACAAATGCCCATCAGCTTGCCTTGGAAGCAGGTGCTGCCGTTCTTGTGACCGGGGGTTTTGATACGGATGATCATGTGAAAAAGCTGGCGGATAAGATGGAGCTTCCCGTCATTTCTACAAGCTATGATACCTTTACCGTAGCGACGATGATTAACCGGGCCATTTATGATCAGCTGATTAAAAAGGAAATTGTGCTGGTAGAGGATATTCTGACCCCGGCTGATCAGACGGTTTGTCTGCATACAGCGGATAAAATAGAGATGTGGTATGAGTATAATCAGGATACAGGCCATGGACGATTTCCTGTTATTGACCGGAATCGCAAAGTATTAGGTATGGTCACATCGAAGGATATTATGGGCCATGACAGAGGGAGCTCGGTGGAGCGGGTGATGACACGCAACCCGATAACGGTAAATGGGAAAACATCTGTAGCTTCTGCCGCTCAAATGATGGTATGGGAAGGCATTGAGGTATTGCCTGTCACTGACGCCCATAATAAGCTTGAGGGAATGATATCAAGGCAGGATGTATTGAAAGCCCTCCAAGTTATTCAGCGGCAGCCCCAGATTGGCGAAAAGCTTGATGATATTGTCACCAATCAGTTTGTTGATACGGATGAATCCAAAAATGTGCACGTCTACAAGTGCAGCGTTACACCGCAGATGACGAATCATTTAGGAACGATCTCCTACGGAGTATTTACGACTCTTGTAACAGAAGCAGCAAACAGGCTCCTGCGCTCACAGAAAAAAGGAGATTTGGTTGTTGAAAACCTATCAATCTTCTTTATGAAGCCCGTCCAAATGGAAACCCTCATTGAAATCCATCCCCGCATTCTTGAGGTAGGAAGAAAATTCGGGAAGATGGATGTGGATGTTTACAATGAAGGTGTGATTGTCGGAAAAGCGATGATGATGGTTCAAATTATGGAACGAAGCTAA
- the ytrI gene encoding sporulation membrane protein YtrI has translation MRIPPYHRQPGWQRFFAGMIAGAAAAWCVFLFTYGVLQEKQVKIIQEQKSAVLELTRKNSIYQEDSRELNEEVNKKLVVQELNVKLTNGERFKLSPLTIHKIEIEAKEDLSDLLERDLESIFESRKIIKKAIENKVYRIDDKDYRLLVKEMTIYTTLYLEVEVSFVN, from the coding sequence ATGAGAATTCCGCCTTATCACAGACAGCCTGGGTGGCAGCGTTTTTTTGCCGGGATGATTGCTGGAGCGGCAGCTGCGTGGTGCGTCTTTCTTTTCACGTATGGCGTTCTTCAGGAAAAGCAGGTGAAAATTATTCAAGAGCAGAAATCGGCAGTACTTGAACTGACCCGCAAAAACAGCATTTATCAGGAGGATTCAAGAGAGCTGAATGAAGAAGTCAACAAGAAACTTGTCGTTCAGGAATTAAATGTAAAGCTGACAAACGGGGAAAGATTCAAGCTGAGTCCGTTAACGATCCACAAAATAGAAATTGAGGCAAAGGAAGATCTATCTGATTTGCTTGAGAGGGATTTGGAAAGCATCTTTGAAAGCAGGAAAATCATAAAGAAGGCCATAGAAAATAAAGTGTATCGGATTGATGACAAGGACTATCGGCTTTTAGTAAAGGAAATGACTATTTATACAACCCTTTACCTTGAAGTAGAGGTTTCATTCGTTAATTAA
- a CDS encoding YtrH family sporulation protein: MEKAFLPAFIDSYFIALGVLLGGSIIGGIGAYLSGEPPMTTIVEFANRLKIWALVAAIGGTFDAFYSFERGLFNGETRDILKQVMLIVSAMGGAQTGWIIITWLTQEHLS; encoded by the coding sequence ATGGAAAAAGCATTTTTGCCTGCTTTTATTGATAGCTATTTCATTGCTCTGGGGGTGCTCTTAGGGGGAAGCATCATTGGAGGGATCGGTGCTTATTTATCAGGCGAACCCCCGATGACGACCATTGTTGAATTTGCCAACCGTCTGAAGATCTGGGCTCTAGTCGCGGCAATCGGCGGAACATTTGATGCCTTTTACAGCTTTGAACGCGGACTGTTTAACGGAGAGACTAGGGATATTTTGAAACAAGTCATGCTGATTGTTTCTGCTATGGGCGGAGCCCAGACAGGCTGGATTATCATAACCTGGCTTACACAGGAGCATCTTTCATGA
- a CDS encoding purine-cytosine permease family protein, translated as MIPIEKKPVPRLERFGLEAVPQELRKTGWVEYFIIQFAFSFNAGNVLLPALAVMDGGLSFSQAFFSCAAGAFLAFLLVSFLSLPGSVSGLPAQYAIRSILGSRVGQYAASPIRSLISLYWFSVQTIGGTWMLIESLKRFGVQSVSFPLLAAGLGAIMIGITIVGFHAVKKAAAYFLPFLLAGEGIILYLYFTTNTSLTASVSTQTADGADSLRMLLFASLVFVQYVAGVSASADMTRYARSPLHGFWGMFAGNFIGFLMTAFLGIFSAFYFAEINPFLSASRLTESSLLFFIILAASILSLISINLSNAYTGSFSLLNIFPSLGRIKSAVLFGTAGIILSTMPAVVTEAKNWITILGSLSIPLSAVIVSDFLFVKKRTISDTDLLHMGNVNRQAVFSMAAGILIYWVIPSAAGPGFISFIATCVIYILIIQKKAGSN; from the coding sequence ATGATTCCAATAGAAAAAAAGCCGGTGCCCCGGCTTGAACGCTTCGGACTTGAAGCGGTCCCCCAAGAGCTGAGAAAAACGGGATGGGTTGAATATTTCATTATCCAATTTGCCTTTTCTTTTAATGCAGGAAATGTTTTGCTGCCTGCTTTGGCTGTTATGGATGGCGGGCTGAGTTTCAGTCAGGCATTCTTCAGCTGTGCTGCAGGTGCCTTTTTAGCTTTTCTGCTTGTATCATTTTTATCTTTGCCGGGTTCTGTCAGCGGTCTGCCTGCACAATATGCGATCCGCAGTATACTCGGGAGCAGGGTCGGACAATATGCAGCTTCTCCAATCCGCTCACTGATTTCGCTCTATTGGTTTTCGGTTCAGACCATTGGCGGAACTTGGATGCTGATTGAGAGTTTGAAAAGATTTGGTGTTCAGAGCGTTTCTTTCCCTTTGCTTGCCGCAGGACTTGGGGCGATTATGATTGGGATTACAATTGTTGGTTTCCATGCTGTGAAAAAGGCTGCTGCTTATTTCCTGCCTTTTTTGCTGGCAGGAGAAGGAATCATTTTATATTTATACTTTACTACAAATACAAGCCTGACTGCATCTGTAAGTACTCAGACTGCAGATGGTGCTGACAGTTTGAGGATGCTGCTGTTTGCAAGTCTTGTTTTTGTCCAATATGTAGCCGGAGTAAGTGCTTCAGCCGATATGACCCGGTACGCCAGATCGCCTCTTCACGGATTTTGGGGAATGTTTGCAGGTAATTTTATCGGGTTTTTAATGACGGCTTTTTTAGGGATTTTCAGTGCTTTTTATTTTGCGGAAATAAATCCATTTTTATCAGCATCCAGACTTACAGAGTCATCCCTGCTATTCTTTATTATTCTGGCAGCCTCAATTCTATCGCTCATTTCGATCAATTTAAGCAATGCATATACGGGAAGCTTCAGTCTTCTGAATATTTTCCCTTCCCTTGGCAGAATTAAAAGTGCGGTCTTATTTGGAACAGCAGGCATTATCCTTAGTACGATGCCTGCTGTTGTTACCGAGGCGAAGAATTGGATTACGATTCTCGGAAGCCTGTCCATCCCTTTATCTGCTGTCATCGTATCTGATTTCTTATTTGTGAAAAAAAGAACAATATCTGATACAGATCTTTTACACATGGGGAACGTTAACAGACAGGCTGTGTTTTCCATGGCTGCAGGAATACTTATTTACTGGGTGATTCCTTCAGCCGCTGGTCCAGGATTTATCAGTTTTATTGCAACATGCGTAATATATATCTTAATCATACAAAAAAAAGCTGGCTCCAATTGA
- the ald gene encoding alanine dehydrogenase, translating to MKIGIPKEIKNNENRVALTPAGAFSLVKAGHEVAVETGAGDGAGFSDQQYADAGAAIVQEPGNVWSAEMVMKVKEPVASEYSFFREGLILFTFLHLAAEPELTRALIAGKVTAIAYETVQLRDGSLPLLTPMSEIAGRMAAQIGAEFLEKHKGGKGILLAGVPGVHRGKVTIIGGGTAGANAAKIAAGLGAQVRILDVNAGRLRQLENVFGERVMTLMSDPYHIHESVMWADLVIGAVLIPGAKAPKLVSENTVKMMEKGSVIVDIAIDQGGIFETADRVSTHENPVYEKHGILHYAVANMPGAVPRTSALALTNVTIPYALQIANKGFKKALQDDEALKKGLNTCGGCVTYHTVAAEGKLPYRAPESFLG from the coding sequence ATGAAAATAGGAATTCCAAAAGAAATAAAAAATAATGAAAACAGAGTAGCTCTGACTCCTGCTGGCGCTTTTAGCCTTGTTAAAGCCGGCCATGAAGTAGCGGTTGAAACGGGTGCCGGGGACGGTGCAGGTTTTTCGGATCAGCAGTATGCAGATGCAGGGGCAGCTATCGTTCAAGAACCAGGAAACGTTTGGAGTGCGGAAATGGTGATGAAGGTAAAAGAGCCAGTAGCTTCTGAATATTCCTTTTTCAGAGAAGGGCTGATTTTGTTTACCTTTCTCCATCTCGCTGCGGAGCCGGAATTAACCAGGGCGCTGATTGCAGGTAAAGTAACAGCTATCGCATATGAGACGGTTCAGCTGCGCGATGGTTCGCTGCCTCTCCTAACGCCGATGAGTGAGATAGCGGGGAGAATGGCTGCTCAAATCGGAGCGGAGTTTTTGGAGAAGCATAAGGGAGGAAAGGGAATTCTTCTGGCAGGTGTTCCGGGAGTTCATCGCGGGAAGGTGACGATTATCGGCGGAGGCACAGCGGGAGCAAACGCGGCTAAAATTGCGGCAGGTCTCGGGGCTCAGGTGCGGATATTGGATGTAAACGCCGGCAGACTCCGGCAGCTCGAGAATGTGTTTGGTGAACGGGTGATGACACTGATGTCTGATCCTTATCATATTCATGAGTCGGTTATGTGGGCGGATCTCGTGATTGGGGCTGTGCTGATTCCAGGGGCTAAAGCGCCTAAGCTCGTATCTGAGAATACGGTAAAGATGATGGAGAAAGGGTCTGTGATTGTAGATATTGCTATTGATCAGGGTGGGATTTTTGAAACGGCAGACCGTGTATCCACTCATGAAAATCCTGTATATGAAAAGCACGGCATCCTCCATTATGCAGTAGCGAACATGCCTGGCGCTGTACCGAGAACCTCAGCTTTAGCCCTCACAAATGTTACTATTCCTTACGCTCTTCAAATTGCAAATAAAGGATTTAAAAAAGCCTTGCAAGATGATGAGGCATTGAAAAAGGGACTGAATACGTGCGGCGGCTGCGTGACATATCATACAGTTGCAGCAGAAGGGAAGCTTCCATACCGTGCTCCGGAATCGTTCCTGGGGTAA
- a CDS encoding metal-dependent hydrolase, translating into MEITFHGHSVLEIQANGKTIFIDPFITGNGQCDLKAEDVKPDVILLTHGHSDHVGDTIQLAKDNDALVVAPFELANYLETKGLNVHPMHIGGSHQFDFGTVKLTQAFHGSSYTEEDGTIVYTGMPAGILFTADNKTVYAAGDTALFGDMKMYGERHTIDAAFLPIGDNFTMGPEDAAAAAQWLKAKKVIPVHYNTFPVIEQNPEEFISLLPEGVGQILHAGDKISL; encoded by the coding sequence GTGGAGATTACGTTTCATGGACATTCAGTGCTGGAAATACAGGCAAATGGGAAAACGATTTTTATTGATCCGTTTATTACGGGAAATGGACAGTGCGATTTGAAAGCAGAGGATGTCAAACCTGATGTGATTTTACTTACTCATGGACATAGTGATCATGTAGGGGATACCATTCAGCTTGCGAAGGATAACGATGCGCTGGTAGTGGCGCCGTTTGAATTGGCCAATTACCTGGAAACAAAGGGTTTGAATGTTCATCCAATGCATATTGGCGGTTCCCATCAATTTGATTTTGGTACAGTTAAATTGACGCAGGCTTTCCACGGTTCAAGTTACACGGAGGAAGATGGGACAATCGTTTATACCGGTATGCCGGCGGGTATTCTCTTCACGGCAGATAATAAAACGGTTTATGCTGCTGGTGATACGGCATTGTTCGGTGATATGAAAATGTACGGTGAGCGCCACACAATTGACGCCGCTTTCCTGCCGATTGGCGATAATTTTACAATGGGCCCTGAAGATGCTGCGGCGGCTGCCCAATGGCTGAAAGCGAAAAAAGTAATTCCTGTCCATTATAATACGTTCCCTGTAATTGAACAGAATCCAGAAGAATTTATTTCCTTGCTTCCTGAGGGAGTAGGCCAAATCCTTCATGCCGGTGATAAAATTTCACTGTAA
- a CDS encoding DHH family phosphoesterase, producing the protein MRDQILDTIKQYETIIIHRHVRPDPDALGSQCGLAEILKTSFPEKKVLVTGETEPSLEFLYKMDTVSDQDYEGALVIVCDTANQERVSDQRYHSGAMLIKIDHHPNEDQYGDLIWVDTSASSVSEMIYELYLDGKGSGLEISQKGAELIYAGIVGDTGRFLFPSTTDRTFKYASELIDHGFSLNKLYSSLYKTKINVAKLSGYVLQNFEVSPSGAASVIIRQDLLEKYETTASEASQLVSILGDIEGMTAWVFFVEEEDQIRVRLRSKGPVINELAKRYRGGGHPLAAGASIHQWEEAERVFEELELICRDYQQK; encoded by the coding sequence ATGAGAGACCAAATTCTGGATACCATTAAACAATATGAAACCATCATTATTCATAGGCATGTCCGTCCCGATCCCGACGCTTTAGGATCGCAATGCGGACTTGCTGAAATATTAAAAACTTCTTTTCCGGAAAAAAAAGTCCTTGTAACCGGTGAAACAGAGCCTTCGCTTGAATTCTTATACAAAATGGATACTGTTTCAGACCAGGATTACGAAGGGGCGCTTGTTATTGTGTGTGACACAGCAAACCAAGAGCGTGTGAGCGACCAGCGTTATCATTCAGGAGCGATGCTTATTAAAATCGATCATCATCCGAATGAAGATCAGTATGGCGATTTGATTTGGGTCGATACGTCCGCAAGCTCTGTCAGTGAAATGATTTACGAGCTTTACCTTGATGGGAAAGGAAGCGGACTTGAAATCAGCCAAAAAGGGGCAGAACTTATTTATGCAGGAATTGTGGGGGATACCGGAAGATTTTTGTTCCCGAGTACAACCGATCGCACCTTTAAATATGCGAGTGAATTGATTGACCACGGTTTTTCCCTTAATAAGCTTTACAGCAGCTTGTACAAGACAAAAATAAATGTGGCTAAATTGAGCGGATATGTTCTTCAAAATTTCGAAGTATCCCCATCAGGAGCAGCGAGCGTTATCATTAGACAGGATTTGCTTGAAAAATACGAGACGACCGCTTCAGAAGCTTCACAGCTTGTCAGCATTTTAGGTGATATTGAAGGAATGACGGCTTGGGTCTTTTTCGTGGAAGAAGAGGATCAAATCCGGGTGCGTCTTCGTTCTAAAGGGCCGGTTATTAATGAATTGGCAAAAAGATACCGGGGAGGCGGGCACCCGCTGGCTGCCGGCGCCTCCATCCATCAATGGGAAGAAGCGGAACGGGTGTTTGAGGAACTGGAGCTTATATGCAGGGATTATCAGCAGAAATAA